Proteins encoded within one genomic window of Anaerolineae bacterium:
- a CDS encoding DegT/DnrJ/EryC1/StrS family aminotransferase, whose translation MAELAINGGAPVRTREWPAWPVHDEREVEAITEVTRSGKWWRFAYASGVELNEDLSARELSKVVQFGLAFARHHGARYGIAMANGTGTLEVALRALGVGPGDEVIVPAYTYVASATSVLQVNAVPIFVDVEPDTYNLDPSLLEGAISERTRAIMPVHFGGQSCDMDAILEIARRHGLAVVEDAAHGHGSEWKGRKVGALGDVGSFSFQSSKNMTAGEGGIVLTNDRALAEKCDSLLWAGRQKGRPWYEFHQLGWNHRMTEFQAAILLVQLQRLEEQNARRMQNVRYLNDRLAGMEGLQPLRWDERATKHSFYLYILRYDPAAFGGLPRARFVEALAAEGVPAFTGYTFPVYANPMFLDQNFHGKGCPVNCHHYGGTVDYASFARTCPVTERACYEESIWLEHRLFLGDQGDMDDIAEALAKVGTNVRELA comes from the coding sequence TTGGCTGAGTTGGCGATTAACGGCGGAGCTCCGGTCAGGACGAGGGAGTGGCCGGCTTGGCCGGTCCACGATGAGCGCGAGGTGGAAGCCATCACCGAGGTCACCCGGAGCGGCAAGTGGTGGCGCTTCGCTTACGCTTCCGGAGTGGAACTTAACGAGGATTTGAGCGCCCGGGAGCTCTCCAAGGTGGTGCAGTTCGGCCTTGCCTTCGCTCGCCACCACGGGGCTCGCTACGGCATCGCCATGGCCAACGGCACCGGCACCCTGGAAGTGGCCCTGAGGGCCCTGGGCGTCGGCCCCGGCGACGAGGTCATCGTACCCGCCTACACCTACGTGGCCAGCGCCACCAGCGTGCTGCAGGTGAACGCCGTCCCCATCTTCGTGGACGTCGAGCCCGATACCTACAACCTCGATCCGTCCCTCCTGGAGGGCGCCATCAGCGAGCGCACCCGGGCCATCATGCCGGTGCACTTCGGAGGCCAGTCCTGCGACATGGACGCCATCCTCGAGATCGCCCGCCGGCACGGCCTGGCGGTGGTAGAGGATGCTGCCCACGGCCACGGGTCCGAGTGGAAGGGCCGCAAGGTCGGGGCCCTGGGTGACGTGGGCTCGTTCAGCTTCCAGTCCTCCAAGAACATGACAGCGGGCGAGGGAGGCATCGTCCTCACCAACGATCGAGCCCTGGCGGAGAAGTGCGACTCTTTGCTCTGGGCCGGCCGCCAGAAGGGCCGGCCCTGGTATGAGTTCCACCAGCTAGGGTGGAACCACCGTATGACCGAGTTCCAGGCTGCCATCCTGCTGGTTCAGCTGCAGCGGCTGGAGGAGCAGAACGCCCGCCGGATGCAGAACGTCCGCTACCTTAATGATAGGCTGGCGGGGATGGAGGGCCTTCAGCCATTGCGCTGGGACGAAAGGGCCACCAAGCACAGCTTCTACCTCTACATCCTGCGCTACGACCCGGCCGCGTTCGGCGGCCTGCCCCGGGCCCGGTTCGTGGAGGCCCTGGCGGCGGAGGGCGTGCCCGCCTTCACCGGTTACACCTTTCCGGTGTATGCCAATCCCATGTTTCTGGACCAAAACTTCCACGGGAAGGGGTGCCCGGTCAACTGCCATCACTACGGCGGCACCGTAGACTACGCCAGTTTCGCCCGAACCTGCCCTGTCACTGAGAGAGCCTGCTACGAGGAGTCCATCTGGCTGGAGCACCGGCTCTTCCTGGGCGATCAGGGCGACATGGACGACATAGCTGAGGCGCTGGCCAAGGTCGGCACCAACGTCAGGGAGTTGGCCTGA